A genome region from Hymenobacter tibetensis includes the following:
- a CDS encoding FAD-binding dehydrogenase translates to MQTEADVLIIGAGLAGLVAATELADAGKRVLLLDQEPEQNMGGQAFWSLGGLFLVDSPEQRRMGIHDSYELALQDWLGNADFDRPEDTWPRRWAEAYVGWAAGEKRSWLQQAGIKLFPVVGWAERGGYGARGPGNSVPRFHVAWGTGTGVVAPFAQRVREAVAKGLLVLKFRHRVTELTVSNGVVVGARGEILEPSAAPRGEKTSRLMVKEFSFRSQAVIVTAGGLGANHELVRKNWPARLGGAPKHMLSGVPEHVDGLMLGITEAAGGHLINQDRMWHYTEGIQNWNPIWGNHGIRILPGPSSLWLDARGNRLPGPLYPGFDTLGTLKHLRQTGHDYSWFVLTQKIIRHEFALSGSEQNPDLTNKSWRQTLGRAFGKGAPAPVEAFKQHGVDFVVRDTLADLVRGMNDLTGEQLIDFQTLEREIIARDQQLDNKFSKDGQITAIRGARNYFGDKLIRTAKPHKLLDPTKGPLIAVRLHIITRKSLGGLKTDLSSRVLGPDGQPVPGLYAAGEVAGFGGGGMHGYRALEGTFLGGCLFSGRIAGRAAAQAVQ, encoded by the coding sequence ATGCAAACCGAGGCGGACGTATTGATTATTGGGGCGGGCCTAGCCGGCCTGGTAGCTGCTACCGAACTAGCCGACGCCGGCAAGCGGGTGCTGCTGCTGGATCAGGAGCCCGAGCAGAATATGGGAGGCCAGGCCTTCTGGTCGCTCGGCGGCTTGTTCCTCGTTGACTCGCCTGAGCAGCGCCGCATGGGCATCCACGACTCCTACGAACTAGCCCTGCAAGACTGGCTCGGCAACGCCGACTTCGACCGGCCCGAAGACACCTGGCCCCGCCGCTGGGCGGAAGCGTACGTGGGGTGGGCGGCCGGCGAAAAGCGCAGCTGGCTTCAGCAAGCGGGTATCAAGCTGTTTCCGGTGGTGGGCTGGGCCGAGCGGGGCGGCTACGGTGCCCGCGGGCCCGGCAACTCAGTACCGCGCTTCCACGTGGCCTGGGGTACGGGCACGGGCGTAGTTGCCCCCTTTGCGCAACGCGTCCGCGAAGCAGTGGCAAAAGGCTTGCTAGTCTTGAAGTTCCGGCATCGGGTAACGGAGCTTACCGTAAGCAACGGGGTAGTAGTAGGGGCGCGAGGCGAAATCCTGGAACCCAGTGCGGCGCCACGGGGCGAGAAAACGTCCCGGCTAATGGTAAAAGAATTCAGCTTTCGTAGCCAGGCCGTTATCGTGACGGCGGGCGGCCTCGGGGCCAACCACGAGCTGGTACGCAAGAACTGGCCAGCGCGCCTGGGCGGGGCTCCCAAGCACATGCTTTCCGGGGTGCCCGAACACGTGGACGGTTTGATGCTTGGCATCACGGAAGCGGCAGGCGGGCACCTCATCAACCAAGACCGGATGTGGCACTACACCGAGGGCATCCAGAACTGGAACCCGATTTGGGGCAACCACGGGATTCGCATACTGCCGGGACCTTCGTCGTTGTGGCTGGATGCGCGCGGCAACCGCCTGCCGGGTCCGCTGTACCCCGGCTTCGACACGCTGGGCACGCTCAAGCACCTGCGCCAAACCGGCCACGACTACAGCTGGTTTGTGCTCACCCAGAAAATCATCCGCCACGAATTTGCGCTTTCGGGTTCCGAGCAGAACCCCGACCTCACCAACAAAAGTTGGCGCCAAACCCTGGGCCGGGCCTTTGGTAAAGGGGCGCCGGCGCCGGTGGAGGCCTTCAAGCAGCACGGCGTTGATTTTGTGGTGCGCGACACCCTCGCCGACCTGGTGCGAGGCATGAACGACCTGACCGGGGAGCAGCTCATTGACTTCCAGACACTGGAGCGCGAAATCATAGCCCGCGACCAACAGCTAGACAACAAGTTCAGCAAGGACGGCCAGATTACGGCCATCCGCGGTGCCCGCAACTACTTCGGCGACAAGCTAATCCGGACAGCCAAACCCCACAAACTGCTCGACCCCACCAAAGGCCCTCTCATTGCGGTTCGCTTGCACATCATCACCCGCAAAAGCCTGGGCGGCTTGAAAACCGATCTTTCCAGCCGCGTGCTCGGCCCCGATGGGCAGCCTGTACCGGGGCTGTACGCGGCCGGTGAGGTAGCCGGTTTTGGGGGCGGCGGCATGCACGGCTACCGGGCTCTGGAAGGTACCTTCTTGGGCGGTTGCCTGTTCTCCGGTCGCATTGCCGGACGAGCGGCGGCGCAAGCGGTGCAGTAA
- a CDS encoding SRPBCC family protein, which produces MHLYIRTHVAATPTQVWTGFTRELFLALAPPFPPFQLLRFDGCHRGDEVHIQLGVGPLSTRWNSLITDHGTTPDGTYYFVDKGQLLPVPLRYWQHRHLMQPAPGGGCFIVEDIEYRTASPLLDRLLWPVMWAQFVWRRPIYQRLFGTPATPNAQAT; this is translated from the coding sequence ATGCACCTCTACATTCGCACCCACGTAGCTGCCACCCCTACTCAGGTCTGGACGGGCTTCACCCGGGAATTGTTTCTGGCTCTGGCCCCTCCCTTCCCTCCTTTTCAGTTGTTGCGCTTCGATGGCTGCCACCGCGGCGACGAGGTGCATATTCAGCTGGGGGTCGGACCGCTCAGCACCCGCTGGAACTCGCTCATCACCGACCACGGCACCACTCCCGATGGCACCTATTACTTCGTGGACAAAGGCCAGTTGCTACCGGTGCCGCTACGCTATTGGCAGCATCGGCACCTCATGCAACCCGCCCCAGGCGGAGGCTGCTTTATAGTGGAAGACATTGAATACCGCACCGCTTCGCCATTGTTGGACCGCCTGCTGTGGCCGGTGATGTGGGCGCAGTTTGTATGGCGCCGGCCCATCTATCAGCGCCTGTTTGGCACGCCTGCCACGCCTAATGCTCAGGCCACCTGA
- a CDS encoding Na/Pi cotransporter family protein, which yields MASSPLSISLLAASGLVLFLYAVSRLALALRHVAGERTKDILHRCTKSIPAAIITGTVVTTLLDSSSVVIILVIALVSAGALPFRNSLGVVLGANIGTTISSQLFAFDLGQYAVLAMLPGLLLLSLSKKRNGRTAGRALFCFGLLFFSLFIIGEAAAPLKEYKGVQAWLLKLENPVRGAGAGALITLLVQSSSATLGMVIKLAGKGLLTLPAGIAVMLGAELGTCSDTLLATVGRGRPAVRTGVFHLVFNLISISLGLLLVKPFTALVLLLAGHADVARQIAHAHVLFNVAGVLLFAPLLPLCQRLLEAALPDTTDPQPSSTLKPQVA from the coding sequence ATGGCCTCTTCTCCGCTTTCTATCAGCTTGCTAGCTGCTTCCGGACTCGTACTATTTTTGTACGCGGTGAGCCGGCTGGCGCTGGCCCTGCGTCACGTGGCCGGCGAGCGGACCAAAGACATTCTGCACCGCTGCACCAAGAGTATTCCGGCCGCCATCATCACCGGCACGGTGGTTACCACCCTGCTCGATTCCTCGTCGGTGGTTATCATTCTGGTTATTGCTTTGGTAAGTGCCGGAGCGTTGCCGTTTCGTAATTCGCTGGGCGTAGTGCTGGGGGCCAATATCGGTACCACTATTTCCAGCCAATTGTTTGCGTTTGATTTAGGGCAATATGCGGTGCTGGCCATGTTGCCCGGGCTACTGTTGCTCTCCCTCAGCAAGAAACGCAACGGGCGCACTGCCGGCCGGGCGTTGTTTTGTTTCGGGCTGCTGTTTTTCAGCTTGTTTATTATTGGCGAAGCAGCGGCCCCACTCAAAGAATATAAAGGAGTGCAGGCGTGGCTGCTGAAGCTGGAAAATCCGGTCCGGGGTGCTGGCGCCGGGGCCCTCATTACCCTGCTGGTGCAGTCCTCGTCGGCTACGCTAGGCATGGTTATCAAGTTGGCAGGCAAAGGGTTGCTGACGTTACCGGCAGGTATTGCCGTGATGCTAGGCGCCGAGCTAGGCACCTGCTCCGATACGTTGCTGGCGACCGTAGGCCGCGGCCGGCCCGCCGTTCGCACGGGCGTGTTTCATCTGGTATTCAACCTAATCAGCATCAGTTTGGGGCTGCTGCTAGTCAAGCCGTTCACGGCCCTTGTTCTTTTGCTGGCTGGCCATGCCGATGTGGCCCGGCAAATTGCCCACGCGCATGTGCTGTTCAATGTAGCGGGCGTGTTGCTGTTTGCCCCACTATTGCCGCTCTGCCAGCGTTTGCTTGAAGCGGCCCTGCCGGATACCACCGACCCGCAGCCAAGCAGCACCCTGAAGCCTCAGGTGGCCTGA
- a CDS encoding GNAT family N-acetyltransferase — MHATQILDYIPAHQPVFRKLNEEWIMQFFTMEAPDYQMLDEPQRYILEPGGAILMAEYQGALVGTCALLNEGHGVFELAKMAVSPAVQGLGIGYTLGKAAVVKARELGARQVELLSNSRLVPALALYRKLGFRHVPVPASPYQRTDVKMVLDM; from the coding sequence ATGCACGCCACCCAAATCCTCGACTACATCCCGGCGCACCAGCCAGTGTTTCGCAAGCTCAACGAAGAGTGGATAATGCAGTTCTTTACAATGGAAGCCCCAGATTACCAAATGCTTGACGAGCCGCAACGCTACATCTTGGAACCCGGAGGCGCTATTCTGATGGCGGAATACCAGGGTGCCCTGGTTGGTACGTGCGCTTTGCTCAACGAAGGGCACGGCGTGTTTGAACTAGCCAAAATGGCGGTGTCGCCGGCGGTGCAAGGGCTTGGTATTGGGTATACGCTGGGGAAAGCCGCCGTTGTGAAAGCGCGTGAGTTGGGTGCCCGTCAGGTGGAGCTGCTGTCGAATTCCCGCCTGGTGCCCGCGCTGGCACTGTACCGCAAGCTAGGCTTCCGCCATGTGCCCGTACCCGCCAGCCCCTACCAGCGCACCGACGTGAAAATGGTGCTCGATATGTAG
- a CDS encoding class I SAM-dependent rRNA methyltransferase encodes MPATITLKPGKDQSLRRRHPWVFSGAIARMQGEVIEGEVVLVQASNGEVLGMGHYAPGSIAVRMLDFGPAAQLPDASFWEARIRNAYQLRQGLGLTGTGSTNVYRLTHAEGDGLPGLIIDVYGDVAVVQAHSAGMYKARPLIAAALQAVIPGLRAIYDKSAETVPTKAAPDAKNGYLLGESNGAEHIVQENGHPFAVDWETGQKTGFFIDQRDNRSLLARYAPGRRVLNTFCYTGGFSSYALQAGAELVHSVDSSKKAIELTERNAALTGLDNKHAAYAEDVFSFLKSSQEQYDLIVLDPPAFAKHLSARHNALMGYKRLNAAGIKQIAPGGLLFTFSCSQVVSAELFEGAVLAAAIEAGRPARILHRLTQPADHPVSLFHPEGEYLKGLVLAVE; translated from the coding sequence ATGCCCGCTACCATCACGCTCAAGCCCGGTAAAGACCAATCCCTCCGTCGTCGTCACCCGTGGGTGTTTTCGGGGGCCATTGCCCGCATGCAGGGCGAGGTAATAGAAGGCGAAGTGGTGCTGGTGCAAGCCTCGAACGGCGAGGTATTGGGCATGGGCCACTATGCACCCGGCTCTATTGCGGTGCGCATGCTGGACTTTGGCCCCGCCGCCCAGCTGCCCGACGCCAGCTTTTGGGAAGCTCGTATCCGCAACGCCTACCAGCTTCGGCAGGGCTTAGGCTTAACGGGCACCGGCAGCACCAACGTCTACCGCCTTACCCACGCCGAGGGCGACGGGCTGCCCGGCCTTATCATTGATGTGTACGGCGACGTAGCCGTGGTGCAGGCCCACAGCGCCGGCATGTACAAGGCGCGTCCGCTGATTGCGGCAGCATTGCAGGCGGTGATTCCCGGCCTCCGCGCCATCTACGACAAGAGCGCCGAAACCGTACCTACCAAAGCGGCTCCCGATGCCAAAAACGGCTACTTGCTGGGCGAAAGCAACGGCGCGGAGCATATTGTGCAGGAAAACGGCCATCCTTTCGCGGTGGATTGGGAAACGGGTCAGAAGACTGGTTTCTTCATCGACCAGCGCGACAATCGCAGCTTGCTAGCGCGCTACGCCCCTGGCCGCCGCGTGCTCAACACGTTCTGCTACACCGGTGGCTTTAGCTCCTACGCCCTGCAAGCTGGGGCCGAGCTAGTGCACTCCGTTGATTCCAGCAAGAAAGCCATCGAGCTAACCGAGCGCAACGCCGCCCTCACTGGCCTCGACAACAAGCACGCTGCCTACGCCGAAGACGTGTTCAGCTTCCTGAAAAGCAGCCAGGAGCAGTACGATCTTATCGTGCTCGACCCACCGGCGTTTGCCAAGCACCTCTCGGCCCGCCACAACGCTTTGATGGGCTACAAGCGCCTCAATGCCGCTGGTATCAAGCAGATTGCGCCGGGCGGACTACTCTTCACGTTCAGCTGTTCGCAGGTGGTATCGGCCGAGCTGTTTGAGGGCGCCGTGCTGGCGGCTGCTATCGAAGCAGGCCGTCCCGCCCGCATCCTGCACCGCCTCACCCAACCCGCCGACCACCCCGTGAGCTTGTTCCATCCCGAGGGCGAGTACCTCAAGGGGCTGGTACTGGCCGTGGAGTAG
- the crtD gene encoding 1-hydroxycarotenoid 3,4-desaturase CrtD — MKATSITPASQPAAIVGAGIGGIATAVRLAVRGHRVTVFEAQESFGGKMHQLELPGGYRFDGGPSLFTLPHLVDELFELAGRNPAVYFRYQRLDPITQYFFADGTRLTAWADEEKFAAEVETKLHVPAADVLAFLKRSRHAYSATADTFLQKSLHKVGTYLSPDVLKAMAAVPQLGLLETMHQRHQAAFPQDARLVQLFDRFATYNGSDPYQAPATLSMIPHLEHGLGAFYPEGGIYAIAQSLVRLAEELGVEFRYQEPVLEILTAEGRVTGVRTEQDVYDVGLVVSNMDVVPTYRRLLPTQPAPERTLSQPRSSSALIFYWGVARRFPELGVHNIFFSENYQQEFEAIFQQKTVSPDPTVYVNITSGHTPADAPPGHENWFVMVNVPHDQGQDWSALINQTRQAVLARVSRALGTDVAALIRAEHVWDPPGIAARTSSFGGALYGSSSNNTMAAFLRHPNFSRKLEGLYFCGGSVHPGGGIPLCLLSARIVSDLVKNEK; from the coding sequence TTGAAAGCCACTTCCATTACACCTGCTTCCCAGCCTGCGGCCATTGTTGGGGCGGGCATTGGCGGTATTGCCACCGCCGTACGGTTGGCTGTGCGCGGGCACCGCGTTACGGTGTTTGAGGCGCAGGAAAGCTTTGGGGGCAAAATGCACCAGTTGGAGCTGCCGGGCGGCTACCGGTTCGATGGGGGGCCGTCGTTGTTTACGCTGCCGCACCTCGTCGATGAGCTGTTTGAGCTAGCGGGCCGCAACCCCGCCGTTTACTTCCGCTACCAGCGCCTCGACCCGATTACGCAGTATTTTTTCGCCGATGGTACCCGCCTCACGGCCTGGGCCGACGAAGAGAAATTTGCGGCCGAAGTGGAAACCAAGCTGCACGTCCCGGCCGCCGACGTGCTGGCTTTTCTGAAGCGCAGCCGCCACGCCTACTCGGCCACGGCGGATACGTTCCTGCAAAAATCGTTGCACAAAGTCGGCACCTACCTCAGCCCCGATGTGCTGAAAGCCATGGCGGCAGTGCCTCAGCTTGGCTTACTGGAAACCATGCACCAGCGCCATCAGGCGGCCTTCCCGCAGGATGCACGCCTTGTGCAGCTCTTCGACCGGTTTGCCACCTACAACGGCTCCGACCCCTACCAGGCACCGGCCACGCTCAGCATGATTCCGCACCTCGAGCATGGGCTGGGCGCGTTCTACCCCGAAGGCGGCATCTATGCCATTGCACAAAGCCTGGTGCGGCTAGCCGAAGAACTAGGGGTAGAGTTTCGCTACCAAGAACCCGTGCTGGAAATTCTAACGGCGGAAGGCCGCGTAACGGGTGTCCGTACCGAGCAAGATGTGTACGATGTCGGGCTGGTGGTCAGCAACATGGACGTGGTGCCTACCTACCGCCGGCTGCTGCCTACGCAGCCTGCCCCGGAGCGTACGCTCAGCCAGCCACGGTCGTCCTCGGCCCTGATTTTCTATTGGGGAGTGGCGCGGCGGTTTCCGGAGTTGGGGGTGCACAACATCTTTTTTTCGGAAAATTATCAGCAGGAATTCGAGGCTATCTTTCAGCAAAAGACCGTTAGCCCCGACCCTACGGTGTACGTCAACATCACGAGCGGCCACACGCCCGCCGATGCGCCACCCGGCCACGAAAACTGGTTTGTGATGGTGAACGTACCCCATGACCAAGGCCAGGATTGGTCGGCCCTCATCAACCAAACCCGGCAAGCCGTGCTAGCGCGCGTCAGCCGGGCTCTGGGTACCGATGTAGCCGCGCTGATCCGGGCCGAGCACGTGTGGGACCCGCCGGGTATTGCCGCGCGTACGTCGTCGTTTGGGGGAGCCTTGTATGGCAGTTCCAGCAACAACACCATGGCAGCTTTTCTGCGGCATCCCAACTTTTCGCGGAAGCTGGAAGGGCTGTACTTTTGCGGCGGCTCGGTGCACCCAGGTGGCGGCATTCCGTTGTGCCTGCTCTCGGCCCGCATCGTTTCCGACTTAGTTAAGAACGAGAAATGA
- a CDS encoding carotenoid biosynthesis protein: MPDPTQQYPAPATTQLAAQQRRLRIAQGILLLFHVTGFIGLGFSQDPSFYLQFVPLNLLLTVGLLLAFQPQRNITFVWFCLVTMAVGFFVEVAGIRTGLLFGQYEYGPTLGSKWLGVPLIIGVNWLMLTYTTGILARYLPLPAFGRALVATFLMVGLDVCLEPIAVRYDFWQWRFDVIPFLNFKGWFIVSLILQVFFNRSDFVKRNDLAPFVYMVQLLFFFGLSFLG; this comes from the coding sequence ATGCCCGATCCAACTCAACAATATCCAGCCCCAGCCACCACACAGTTGGCCGCTCAGCAACGACGGCTGCGTATTGCACAAGGCATTCTGCTTTTGTTTCATGTAACGGGCTTCATCGGCCTTGGCTTCTCCCAAGATCCTTCGTTCTACTTGCAGTTTGTGCCCCTCAATCTGCTGCTCACGGTTGGGCTGCTGCTGGCGTTTCAACCACAGCGCAACATCACGTTCGTGTGGTTCTGCCTCGTGACTATGGCCGTGGGCTTCTTTGTGGAAGTAGCTGGTATCCGAACGGGGTTGCTGTTTGGCCAGTATGAATACGGCCCAACTCTGGGTAGTAAGTGGTTAGGCGTTCCCTTGATCATTGGGGTGAACTGGCTGATGCTCACTTACACCACGGGTATTCTGGCGCGCTACCTGCCATTGCCAGCCTTCGGCCGAGCCTTGGTGGCTACGTTCCTGATGGTAGGCCTCGATGTGTGTTTGGAGCCCATAGCCGTTCGTTACGACTTCTGGCAGTGGCGTTTCGACGTAATTCCTTTCCTCAATTTCAAAGGATGGTTTATCGTCTCACTTATCTTACAGGTGTTTTTCAACCGCTCGGATTTTGTGAAGCGTAACGACTTGGCTCCCTTCGTGTACATGGTGCAGCTGTTGTTCTTTTTCGGCCTGAGTTTTTTAGGCTAA
- a CDS encoding TetR/AcrR family transcriptional regulator produces MEQVVLHQLLDKANLLFRSVGLGLLHEEQIAVALDLSLLAFRNQFGSKAELVTQVIRRNLERQRYEHDQLFGNLGTPVECLLALLHHSLHELRRSPHYDYHVMRDQYPQAWNAIQDYLEQYSYPLLTRLLQEGIIEGQFRADLNAPFIARIMLAQFSLVVNEQLFPPDYNNLADVYRNIFFYYVRGLCTEEGARLATTHFLRM; encoded by the coding sequence ATGGAGCAAGTAGTACTCCATCAATTACTTGATAAAGCAAACCTATTGTTCCGGTCCGTGGGATTAGGTCTTTTGCACGAAGAGCAAATAGCCGTGGCGCTGGACCTAAGCTTGCTGGCATTTCGGAACCAGTTCGGGTCCAAAGCAGAGCTAGTTACGCAGGTTATTCGCCGCAACTTAGAGCGGCAGCGTTACGAGCACGACCAGCTATTCGGCAACTTAGGTACACCGGTGGAATGTCTGCTGGCGTTGCTCCACCACAGTCTTCACGAGTTGCGCCGCTCGCCCCACTACGACTACCATGTGATGCGTGACCAATATCCGCAGGCTTGGAATGCTATTCAGGACTACCTGGAGCAGTACTCGTACCCGCTGCTCACGCGTTTGCTGCAGGAAGGCATCATCGAAGGGCAGTTCCGCGCCGACCTCAACGCACCATTTATTGCCCGCATCATGCTGGCACAGTTCAGCCTCGTAGTCAATGAGCAACTCTTCCCCCCTGACTACAACAACCTGGCTGATGTGTACCGCAACATCTTCTTTTATTATGTACGTGGCCTTTGCACCGAAGAAGGTGCCCGTCTGGCTACCACGCACTTTCTTCGCATGTAG
- a CDS encoding arylesterase, which translates to MQNIIFFGDSLTAGYQLPASASFPSVLQQRIDSLDLPYKTFNYGVSGETSAGGRLRLASVLNRQPVDVFVLALGANDGLRGIPVRETTQNLQTIIDQVKLKYPDARIVLVGLEFPFDLGPLGGHRMARYALEFKALFRELAEKNSVPFVPFLLQGVIGRRELNLPDGVHPNAAGQKILADNVWAVLSDVLAAKV; encoded by the coding sequence ATGCAAAACATAATTTTCTTCGGTGACAGCCTGACGGCCGGCTATCAGCTACCCGCCAGCGCGTCCTTCCCAAGTGTGCTCCAGCAGCGAATCGACTCGCTGGACTTACCCTACAAGACTTTCAACTACGGCGTAAGCGGCGAGACTAGCGCGGGCGGCCGACTGCGCCTTGCCAGCGTGCTGAACCGCCAACCCGTTGATGTATTTGTGCTGGCATTGGGCGCCAACGACGGCCTGCGCGGCATCCCGGTCCGCGAAACCACCCAAAACCTGCAAACCATCATCGACCAAGTAAAGCTCAAGTACCCGGATGCCCGCATTGTGTTGGTTGGGCTGGAGTTCCCCTTCGACTTGGGTCCGTTGGGTGGCCACCGTATGGCGCGTTATGCACTCGAATTCAAGGCTTTATTCCGTGAATTAGCCGAGAAAAACAGCGTGCCCTTCGTGCCCTTCTTGCTGCAGGGGGTAATCGGCCGCCGCGAGCTAAATCTCCCCGATGGTGTGCACCCCAACGCCGCTGGCCAGAAGATTCTGGCGGACA